One Pseudomonadota bacterium genomic region harbors:
- a CDS encoding YggU family protein — translation MSRLWFQENKDGVVFRVHVQPRSSRNRLLGRHGEALKISLTAPPVEGAANRLCREFVAELLGLSKSQVEVVAGLKSRLKTIQVETLSGAELLRRCEIAESLNGCTLMAEAPRRPKAGGNDN, via the coding sequence ATGAGCCGGTTATGGTTTCAGGAGAACAAGGACGGGGTCGTTTTCCGGGTGCATGTGCAGCCGCGGTCGTCTCGTAATCGTTTGCTTGGGCGGCATGGGGAGGCGCTTAAAATTTCGTTGACGGCTCCGCCGGTAGAGGGTGCCGCTAACCGGCTTTGTCGCGAATTTGTGGCTGAGTTGCTGGGTTTGTCGAAAAGCCAGGTCGAGGTGGTTGCCGGTTTGAAGTCCAGGCTTAAAACTATCCAGGTCGAGACCTTGAGCGGCGCAGAGTTGCTTCGCCGCTGTGAAATTGCGGAGAGTCTGAACGGGTGTACCCTGATGGCAGAAGCTCCCCGGCGCCCGAAGGCCGGGGGAAATGATAACTGA
- a CDS encoding YggT family protein — protein MYVFSNLLIAVARILDVVLSIYLWIVIIRALLSWVNPDPYNPIVRFLYQVTEPVFYRIRRWFPWTAMGGIDFSPMLIMLAIFFLQSFLVQTLMQFAYSLAP, from the coding sequence ATGTATGTTTTTAGTAATCTGCTGATCGCCGTGGCCAGAATCCTAGATGTTGTTTTGAGTATTTATCTCTGGATCGTTATTATCAGAGCTCTGCTCTCCTGGGTTAATCCTGACCCCTACAATCCGATTGTGCGTTTTCTGTACCAGGTCACGGAACCGGTTTTTTATCGAATCAGACGCTGGTTCCCCTGGACCGCCATGGGGGGAATTGATTTTTCGCCGATGCTGATCATGCTGGCGATTTTTTTTCTCCAGTCCTTTTTGGTCCAGACCCTGATGCAGTTTGCGTATTCCCTGGCGCCTTAG
- the pgeF gene encoding peptidoglycan editing factor PgeF, translating to MPVGLVFVTRRPAPIWSLRARRRRISKRCCRLWVTWGQKLKTEVDYPFRLDNQSGPAYFSVARHPQVVAGFTLRSGGFSTGPFAAANLGYRIGDQESQVRRNREALLAKLGGGAFRSLVTVRQVHGCHCLVVDGGQSSGDLGQFEADALVTGVPGILLGVLTADCLPLILVDRRRRAVAVVHAGWRGLVRGVVLEALREMQLRFAVPIAELEVYVGPAIGSCCFAVGSEVLDIFRRLPELEGRTHWYARRSSGWYLDLLAVQRAQLFAAGVVEEHFYALDLCTCCHDFCFSYRRDHGISGRQMAFVGLLPT from the coding sequence ATGCCGGTAGGCTTGGTTTTTGTCACCCGCAGACCGGCGCCTATCTGGAGTTTAAGAGCCCGCCGCCGGCGGATCTCGAAACGTTGCTGCAGGCTCTGGGTGACTTGGGGGCAAAAACTGAAAACCGAAGTGGATTATCCTTTCAGGCTTGACAATCAATCAGGGCCTGCTTACTTTAGCGTGGCGCGACATCCGCAGGTGGTCGCCGGTTTTACTTTGCGGTCTGGTGGTTTCAGTACCGGGCCTTTTGCGGCGGCTAACCTGGGTTACCGGATTGGTGATCAGGAAAGCCAGGTCAGGCGTAATCGTGAAGCCCTGCTGGCGAAGCTCGGCGGGGGGGCTTTCCGCTCCCTGGTGACCGTGCGGCAGGTTCACGGGTGCCATTGTCTGGTGGTCGATGGCGGCCAGTCTTCCGGTGATCTCGGGCAGTTTGAGGCGGATGCGCTGGTGACGGGTGTCCCCGGAATCCTGCTTGGCGTTCTGACGGCCGACTGTCTGCCTCTGATCCTGGTGGACCGCCGCCGGCGAGCCGTGGCCGTGGTTCATGCCGGCTGGCGGGGCCTGGTCAGGGGGGTGGTTCTGGAGGCGCTTCGGGAAATGCAGCTGCGTTTTGCGGTGCCCATTGCGGAACTTGAGGTTTATGTGGGGCCGGCGATTGGTTCTTGCTGTTTTGCGGTCGGAAGCGAGGTTCTGGATATTTTTCGCCGGCTTCCGGAGCTTGAGGGGCGGACGCATTGGTATGCGCGGCGGTCCTCCGGCTGGTATCTTGATTTGCTGGCGGTGCAGCGCGCGCAGCTGTTTGCCGCCGGGGTTGTGGAGGAGCATTTTTATGCCCTGGATCTGTGCACCTGCTGCCATGATTTCTGCTTCTCCTACCGTCGTGATCATGGTATAAGCGGCCGCCAGATGGCTTTTGTCGGACTTCTGCCGACTTGA